In Juglans regia cultivar Chandler chromosome 13, Walnut 2.0, whole genome shotgun sequence, the following proteins share a genomic window:
- the LOC109003155 gene encoding protein kish-like, with translation MSALFNFHSFLTVVLLGICACTYLKMHFPAIFEQRTGFRGFFWKAARIGERLSPWVAVGCFTMGVSIIFF, from the exons ATG TCAGCACTCTTCAACTTCCATTCGTTTTTAACGGTAGTGCTGTTGGGGATCTGCGCCTGCACTTATTTGAAGATGCATTTTCCTGCTATCTTTGAACAGAGAACTGG GTTTCGCGGTTTCTTTTGGAAGGCAGCCAGAATAG GTGAGCGCTTGAGTCCATGGGTGGCTGTTGGATGCTTCACCATGGGTGTGTCAATTATCTTCTTCTAA
- the LOC109003153 gene encoding uncharacterized protein LOC109003153 has translation MDKYSNHLDVGNSAPVSTTSDSALKLQYWSSTGSKPEISILTESLFKKDIVKGQNSIAEHALMPLASSGRSSDDEEIYFDPWLRLESDCEDFFSVSGDTTPSCRNTPIHQSCCFQETPQVDKPLSIYMDSPPTSIFEPPSPTVMKKQLIELFQESFRSDAVDHVTQNLQARSKANRSILHIPPNSSNKSLYDRVVNSACSSETSPDVTSYSPSRKGRFAKSVRCCLPNFVPNLSSGGGRKRLSVSHSCKR, from the exons ATGGATAAATATAGCAATCATTTGGACGTGGGGAACTCTGCTCCTGTTTCTACAACCTCGGACTCGGCCCTGAAACTTCAATATTGGTCCAGTACTGGTTCTAAGCCGGAGATCAGCATCTTAACTGAATCTCTGTTCAAGAAAGACATAGTCAAAGGCCAAAACTCAATTGCTGAACATGCTTTGATGCCTTTAGCCAGTTCTGGTAGATCAA GTGATGATGAGGAAATATATTTTGATCCATGGCTTCGGTTAGAATCTGACTGTGAAGATTTCTTCAGTGTCAGTGGGG ATACTACCCCATCTTGCCGCAACACTCCTATCCACCAAAGCTGCTGCTTCCAAGAAACTCCTCAAGTAGATAAACCTCTGTCAATTTACATGGACAGTCCACCCACTTCCATTTTTGAACCACCCTCCCCAACAGTCATGAAGAAACAACTGATTGAGCTTTTTCAAGAGAGTTTCAGGAGCGATGCTGTTGATCATGTCACTCAAAATTTGCAAGCAAGGTCAAAGGCCAATCGTTCCATTCTTCACATTCCTCCAAATTCTTCAAATAAAAGCCTTTATGATCGTGTAGTAAACTCTGCATGCAGTAGCGAGACAAGCCCTGACGTCACAAGTTACAGCCCCAGCAGGAAGGGGAGATTCGCAAAGTCCGTGCGGTGCTGCCTCCCAAATTTCGTGCCCAACCTCAGCTCTGGCGGCGGGAGGAAGAGGCTGAGCGTTTCCCATAGTTGTAAACGCTAA
- the LOC109003147 gene encoding pre-mRNA-splicing factor ATP-dependent RNA helicase DEAH7 isoform X2 has product MSSGGLCLPGKDRVEFRPPERKSLLGLDVLAIAKRAESVADGGFKAPRERVASVLASLEEEENFESSGLDEVGTDGDNRRSNHASRKYRESNSSKTGSIVTQEDQVNDTPRSHHLSESMSSDALNTPIRSHQNFQSRSPMYDRDNRDIERKDYGDNSRSERRRVSHRQSVDRENYHRREARGRHDQDYDGEYGRKRSRYEGSRRTPGRSDWDDGRWEWEDTPRRDSHSHTSRRHQPSPSPMLVGASPDARLVSPWLGGQTPLSAGSANSPWDHVSPSPVPIRASGSSMRSSNSRHGGRSHQLNFSMENSETFEDGGADKSDASEENKYEITESMRLQMEYNSDRAWYDREEGNTMFDADTSSFFLGDEASFQKKEAELAKKLVRRDGTKMTLAQSKRMSQLTADNAQWEDRQLLRSGAVRGTEVQTEFDDEEERKVILLVHDTKPPFLDGRVVYTKQAEPIMPLKDPTSDMAIISRKGSGLVREIHEKQSSNKSRQRFWELAGSKLGDILGVEKTAEQIDADTAVVGEEGEIDFKEDAKFAQHLKKGEAVSEFAKSKTLAQQRQYLPIYSVRDELLQVIHENQVVVVVGETGSGKTTQLTQYLHEDGYTTNGIVGCTQPRRVAAMSVAKRVSEEMETELGEKVGYAIRFEDVTGPNTTIKYMTDGVLLRETLKDSDLEKYRVIVMDEAHERSLSTDVLFGILKKVVAQRRDFKLIVTSATLNAQKFSNFFGSVPIFHIPGRTFPVNILYSKTPCEDYVEAAVKQAMTIHITSPPGDILIFMTGQDEIEAACYALAERVEQLMSSTKKAVPKLLILPIYSQLPADLQAKIFQNAEDGARKCIVATNIAETSLTVDGIFYVIDTGYGKMKVYNPRMGMDALQVFPVSRAAADQRAGRAGRTGPGTCYRLYTESAYLNEMLPSPVPEIQRTNLGNVVLLLKSLKVENLLDFDFMDPPPQDNILNSMYQLWVLGALNNVGGLTDLGWKMVEFPLDPPLAKMLLMGEQLGCLDEVLTIVSMLSVPSVFFRPKDRAEESDAARERFFVPESDHLTLYNVYNQWKQHQYRGDWCNDNYLHVKGLRKAREVRSQLLDILKTLKIPLTSCWPDSDIVRKAICSAYFHNSARLKGVGEYVNCRNGMPCHLHPSSALYGMGCNPEYVVYHELILTTKEYMQCATAVEPQWLAELGPMFFSVKESDTSLLEHKKRQKEEKTAMEEEMESLRKVQAESERRNKDKEKERRAKQQQQVSMPGLRQGSTYLRPKKFGL; this is encoded by the exons ATGAGCAGTGGAGGATTGTGTCTTCCTGGGAAGGATAGAGTGGAATTTAGACCTCCCGAGAGGAAATCTCTTTTAG GGTTAGATGTTCTTGCTATTGCAAAACGAGCAGAGTCTGTCGCTGATGGTGGATTCAAGGCCCCAAGAGAAAGAGTTGCTTCTGTTTTGGCATCTTTAGAGGAAGAGGAGAATTTTGAATCCTCTGGATTAGATGAAGTTGGAACTGATGGAGACAATCGTAGATCCAATCATGCTAGTAGGAAATATCGTGAATCAAATTCAAGCAAAACGG GAAGTATAGTGACTCAAGAAGACCAAGTTAATGATACACCTCGGTCTCATCACTTGAGTGAATCTATGTCTTCAGAT GCTTTGAATACTCCGATTAGAAGTCACCAGAATTTTCAGTCTAGGAGTCCCATGTATGACAGAGATAACCGAGATATTGAAAGAAAAGATTACGGGGATAACAGTAGAAGTGAAAGAAGAAGAGTGAGTCATAGACAGAGTGTTGATAGAGAGAATTATCATAGAAGGGAAGCACGTGGTCGGCATGATCAAGACTATGACGGAGAATATGGAAGAAAACGAAGCAGATATGAAGGTTCAAGGAGGACACCTG GTAGATCTGACTGGGATGATGGAAGATGGGAATGGGAAGATACACCACGCCGGGATAGTCACTCTCATACCAGTAGGCGCCATCAACCTTCACCATCCCCAATGCTAGTTGGGGCATCACCAGATGCACGACTAGTTTCCCCTTGGTTGGGTGGCCAGACACCTCTATCTGCTG GTTCTGCCAATTCTCCCTGGGACCATGTCTCTCCCTCTCCAGTTCCAATACGTGCTTCTGGATCCTCCATGAGATCCTCAAATTCTAGACATGGTGGAAGGTCCCATCAACTTAATTTTTCTATGGAAAACTCAGAAACATTTGAG GATGGAGGTGCAGATAAGTCTGATGCGTCTGAAGAAAACAAGTACGAGATTACTGAAAGTATGCGTCTGCAGATGGAATACAATTCAGACCGTGCATG GTATGACAGAGAAGAAGGTAATACAATGTTTGATGCAGATACCTCATCATTTTTTCTGGGAGATGAGGCTTCTTTCCAGAAGAAAGAAGCAGAGCTGGCCAAAAAACTg GTTCGCAGAGATGGTACCAAGATGACACTTGCTCAGAGCAAAAGGATGTCTCAGCTCACTGCTGATAATGCTCAGTGGGAGGACCGGCAACTATTGAGATCTGGAGCTGTTAGAGGGACAGAGGTGCAGACGGAATTTGACGATGAGGAGGAGCGCAAAGTTATTCTTCTTGTACATG ATACTAAACCTCCTTTCCTAGATGGGAGAGTTGTTTATACTAAACAAGCAGAGCCAATCATGCCACTAAAAGACCCAACATCAGATATGGCTATAATTTCACGCAAAGGATCTGGTTTGGTTAGAGAGATTCATGAGAAGCAGAGTTCGAACAAGTCACGCCAACGTTTCTGGGAGCTTGCAGGCTCAAAACTTGGTGATATTCTTGGTGTTGAAAAAACAGCAGAACAG ATTGATGCTGATACTGCTGTAGTGGGCGAAGAAGGTGAAATTGACTTTAAAGAAGACGCGAAGTTTGCCCAGCATTTAAAGAAGGGGGAAGCAGTGAGTGAGTTTGCAAAGTCAAAAACACTAGCGCAGCAACGACAGTATCTGCCAATATATTCTGTGCGAGATGAGTTATTGCAG GTTATTCACGAAAATCAGGTGGTCGTGGTGGTCGGAGAAACTGGTTCAGGAAAGACAACCCAACTAACACAG TATCTGCATGAAGATGGCTACACTACAAATGGTATAGTTGGTTGCACCCAACCAAGACGAGTTGCAGCTATGAGTGTTGCAAAAAGAGTTAGTGAAGAGATGGAGACCGAGCTGGGTGAAAAAGTTGGTTATGCTATTCGTTTTGAGGATGTGACTGGGCCTAACACCACCATTAAG TACATGACGGATGGAGTACTCTTGCGTGAAACACTCAAAGATTCTGATCTAGAAAAGTATCG TGTCATCGTGATGGATGAAGCCCATGAGAGGTCACTAAGCACAGATGTGCTGTTTGGGATATTGAAGAAAGTGGTTGCTCAACGTCGTGATTTCAAGCTCATAGTAACATCTGCAACTCTGAATgcacaaaaattttcaaatttctttggAAG TGTACCGATTTTCCACATCCCCGGCAGGACATTTCCTGTTAATATCCTTTACAGTAAAACTCCTTGTGAAGATTATGTTGAAGCTGCAGTGAAGCAGGCCATGACCATCCACATCACCAGCCCTCCAGGTGACATCCTCATCTTCATGACTGGCCAAGATGAGATTGAGGCAGCCTGTTATGCCCTTGCGGAGCGTGTGGAACAGCTCATGTCATCCACGAAGAAAGCAGTTCCAAAACTCTTGATACTCCCTATATATTCACAGCTGCCTGCTGACTTGCAAGCAAAGATATTCCAGAATGCTGAAGATGGGGCCCGGAAATGCATTGTGGCAACCAACATTGCCGAGACATCTTTAACTGTAGACGGGATTTTTTATGTCATTGACACGGGCTATGGTAAGATGAAAGTATACAACCCTAGGATGGGTATGGATGCTCTCCAAGTATTTCCTGTCAGCCGTGCTGCTGCTGACCAACGTGCTGGACGTGCTGGTAGAACCGGCCCTGGGACATGTTATCGGCTGTATACAGAGAGTGCATACCTAAATGAAATGCTGCCTAGTCCTGTGCCTGAGATCCAAAGGACAAACCTTGGGAATGTAGTTTTGTTGCTAAAATCTCTCAAAGTTGAGAACTTGCTGGATTTTGATTTCATGGACCCGCCTCCTCaggataatattcttaattctATGTACCAGTTGTGGGTCTTAGGTGCTCTTAACAATGTGGGGGGCTTGACTGATCTTGGCTGGAAAATGGTGGAGTTTCCATTGGACCCCCCACTTGCCAAGATGCTGTTGATGGGGGAACAGCTAGGATGCTTAGACGAGGTATTGACAATTGTTTCAATGCTTTCAGTGCCATCAGTATTCTTCCGTCCTAAGGACAGGGCAGAGGAAAGTGATGCTGCACGTGAAAGATTCTTCGTGCCAGAATCTGACCATTTAACGCTATACAATGTTTACAATCAATGGAAACAACATCAGTATCGGGGAGACTGGTGTAACGACAACTATTTACATGTTAAGGGATTACGAAAGGCCAGAGAAGTGAGATCCCAGCTGCTGGATATTCTCAAGACTCTAAAAATCCCTTTGACATCTTGTTGGCCTGATTCAGACATCGTGAGAAAAGCCATCTGTTCTGCATACTTCCATAATTCAGCAAGATTGAAGGGTGTGGGGGAGTATGTAAATTGCAGGAATGGGATGCCTTGCCATTTACATCCGAGCAGTGCTCTGTATGGTATGGGTTGCAATCCAGAGTATGTGGTTTATCACGAGTTGATTTTGACGACGAAGGAGTATATGCAATGTGCTACGGCAGTGGAACCTCAGTGGCTAGCTGAGCTGGGACCGATGTTTTTTTCTGTTAAGGAGTCGGATACGTCATTGTTGGAGCATAAAAAGAGACAGAAGGAAGAGAAAACAGCCATGGAGGAGGAAATGGAGAGTTTGAGAAAGGTGCAAGCAGAATCTGAGAGACGAAACAAGGATAAGGAGAAGGAAAGGAGGGCAAAGCAGCAGCAACAAGTCTCCATGCCAGGTCTGCGGCAAGGTTCTACCTATTTAAGACCGAAGAAGTTTGGTTTGTAA
- the LOC109003147 gene encoding pre-mRNA-splicing factor ATP-dependent RNA helicase DEAH7 isoform X1 produces the protein METCGGDAGIIDVDKTTETLEPEKMSSGGLCLPGKDRVEFRPPERKSLLGLDVLAIAKRAESVADGGFKAPRERVASVLASLEEEENFESSGLDEVGTDGDNRRSNHASRKYRESNSSKTGSIVTQEDQVNDTPRSHHLSESMSSDALNTPIRSHQNFQSRSPMYDRDNRDIERKDYGDNSRSERRRVSHRQSVDRENYHRREARGRHDQDYDGEYGRKRSRYEGSRRTPGRSDWDDGRWEWEDTPRRDSHSHTSRRHQPSPSPMLVGASPDARLVSPWLGGQTPLSAGSANSPWDHVSPSPVPIRASGSSMRSSNSRHGGRSHQLNFSMENSETFEDGGADKSDASEENKYEITESMRLQMEYNSDRAWYDREEGNTMFDADTSSFFLGDEASFQKKEAELAKKLVRRDGTKMTLAQSKRMSQLTADNAQWEDRQLLRSGAVRGTEVQTEFDDEEERKVILLVHDTKPPFLDGRVVYTKQAEPIMPLKDPTSDMAIISRKGSGLVREIHEKQSSNKSRQRFWELAGSKLGDILGVEKTAEQIDADTAVVGEEGEIDFKEDAKFAQHLKKGEAVSEFAKSKTLAQQRQYLPIYSVRDELLQVIHENQVVVVVGETGSGKTTQLTQYLHEDGYTTNGIVGCTQPRRVAAMSVAKRVSEEMETELGEKVGYAIRFEDVTGPNTTIKYMTDGVLLRETLKDSDLEKYRVIVMDEAHERSLSTDVLFGILKKVVAQRRDFKLIVTSATLNAQKFSNFFGSVPIFHIPGRTFPVNILYSKTPCEDYVEAAVKQAMTIHITSPPGDILIFMTGQDEIEAACYALAERVEQLMSSTKKAVPKLLILPIYSQLPADLQAKIFQNAEDGARKCIVATNIAETSLTVDGIFYVIDTGYGKMKVYNPRMGMDALQVFPVSRAAADQRAGRAGRTGPGTCYRLYTESAYLNEMLPSPVPEIQRTNLGNVVLLLKSLKVENLLDFDFMDPPPQDNILNSMYQLWVLGALNNVGGLTDLGWKMVEFPLDPPLAKMLLMGEQLGCLDEVLTIVSMLSVPSVFFRPKDRAEESDAARERFFVPESDHLTLYNVYNQWKQHQYRGDWCNDNYLHVKGLRKAREVRSQLLDILKTLKIPLTSCWPDSDIVRKAICSAYFHNSARLKGVGEYVNCRNGMPCHLHPSSALYGMGCNPEYVVYHELILTTKEYMQCATAVEPQWLAELGPMFFSVKESDTSLLEHKKRQKEEKTAMEEEMESLRKVQAESERRNKDKEKERRAKQQQQVSMPGLRQGSTYLRPKKFGL, from the exons ACATGTGGAGGTGATGCTGGAATTATAGATGTGGACAAGACCACAGAGACATTGGAACCTGAGAAGATGAGCAGTGGAGGATTGTGTCTTCCTGGGAAGGATAGAGTGGAATTTAGACCTCCCGAGAGGAAATCTCTTTTAG GGTTAGATGTTCTTGCTATTGCAAAACGAGCAGAGTCTGTCGCTGATGGTGGATTCAAGGCCCCAAGAGAAAGAGTTGCTTCTGTTTTGGCATCTTTAGAGGAAGAGGAGAATTTTGAATCCTCTGGATTAGATGAAGTTGGAACTGATGGAGACAATCGTAGATCCAATCATGCTAGTAGGAAATATCGTGAATCAAATTCAAGCAAAACGG GAAGTATAGTGACTCAAGAAGACCAAGTTAATGATACACCTCGGTCTCATCACTTGAGTGAATCTATGTCTTCAGAT GCTTTGAATACTCCGATTAGAAGTCACCAGAATTTTCAGTCTAGGAGTCCCATGTATGACAGAGATAACCGAGATATTGAAAGAAAAGATTACGGGGATAACAGTAGAAGTGAAAGAAGAAGAGTGAGTCATAGACAGAGTGTTGATAGAGAGAATTATCATAGAAGGGAAGCACGTGGTCGGCATGATCAAGACTATGACGGAGAATATGGAAGAAAACGAAGCAGATATGAAGGTTCAAGGAGGACACCTG GTAGATCTGACTGGGATGATGGAAGATGGGAATGGGAAGATACACCACGCCGGGATAGTCACTCTCATACCAGTAGGCGCCATCAACCTTCACCATCCCCAATGCTAGTTGGGGCATCACCAGATGCACGACTAGTTTCCCCTTGGTTGGGTGGCCAGACACCTCTATCTGCTG GTTCTGCCAATTCTCCCTGGGACCATGTCTCTCCCTCTCCAGTTCCAATACGTGCTTCTGGATCCTCCATGAGATCCTCAAATTCTAGACATGGTGGAAGGTCCCATCAACTTAATTTTTCTATGGAAAACTCAGAAACATTTGAG GATGGAGGTGCAGATAAGTCTGATGCGTCTGAAGAAAACAAGTACGAGATTACTGAAAGTATGCGTCTGCAGATGGAATACAATTCAGACCGTGCATG GTATGACAGAGAAGAAGGTAATACAATGTTTGATGCAGATACCTCATCATTTTTTCTGGGAGATGAGGCTTCTTTCCAGAAGAAAGAAGCAGAGCTGGCCAAAAAACTg GTTCGCAGAGATGGTACCAAGATGACACTTGCTCAGAGCAAAAGGATGTCTCAGCTCACTGCTGATAATGCTCAGTGGGAGGACCGGCAACTATTGAGATCTGGAGCTGTTAGAGGGACAGAGGTGCAGACGGAATTTGACGATGAGGAGGAGCGCAAAGTTATTCTTCTTGTACATG ATACTAAACCTCCTTTCCTAGATGGGAGAGTTGTTTATACTAAACAAGCAGAGCCAATCATGCCACTAAAAGACCCAACATCAGATATGGCTATAATTTCACGCAAAGGATCTGGTTTGGTTAGAGAGATTCATGAGAAGCAGAGTTCGAACAAGTCACGCCAACGTTTCTGGGAGCTTGCAGGCTCAAAACTTGGTGATATTCTTGGTGTTGAAAAAACAGCAGAACAG ATTGATGCTGATACTGCTGTAGTGGGCGAAGAAGGTGAAATTGACTTTAAAGAAGACGCGAAGTTTGCCCAGCATTTAAAGAAGGGGGAAGCAGTGAGTGAGTTTGCAAAGTCAAAAACACTAGCGCAGCAACGACAGTATCTGCCAATATATTCTGTGCGAGATGAGTTATTGCAG GTTATTCACGAAAATCAGGTGGTCGTGGTGGTCGGAGAAACTGGTTCAGGAAAGACAACCCAACTAACACAG TATCTGCATGAAGATGGCTACACTACAAATGGTATAGTTGGTTGCACCCAACCAAGACGAGTTGCAGCTATGAGTGTTGCAAAAAGAGTTAGTGAAGAGATGGAGACCGAGCTGGGTGAAAAAGTTGGTTATGCTATTCGTTTTGAGGATGTGACTGGGCCTAACACCACCATTAAG TACATGACGGATGGAGTACTCTTGCGTGAAACACTCAAAGATTCTGATCTAGAAAAGTATCG TGTCATCGTGATGGATGAAGCCCATGAGAGGTCACTAAGCACAGATGTGCTGTTTGGGATATTGAAGAAAGTGGTTGCTCAACGTCGTGATTTCAAGCTCATAGTAACATCTGCAACTCTGAATgcacaaaaattttcaaatttctttggAAG TGTACCGATTTTCCACATCCCCGGCAGGACATTTCCTGTTAATATCCTTTACAGTAAAACTCCTTGTGAAGATTATGTTGAAGCTGCAGTGAAGCAGGCCATGACCATCCACATCACCAGCCCTCCAGGTGACATCCTCATCTTCATGACTGGCCAAGATGAGATTGAGGCAGCCTGTTATGCCCTTGCGGAGCGTGTGGAACAGCTCATGTCATCCACGAAGAAAGCAGTTCCAAAACTCTTGATACTCCCTATATATTCACAGCTGCCTGCTGACTTGCAAGCAAAGATATTCCAGAATGCTGAAGATGGGGCCCGGAAATGCATTGTGGCAACCAACATTGCCGAGACATCTTTAACTGTAGACGGGATTTTTTATGTCATTGACACGGGCTATGGTAAGATGAAAGTATACAACCCTAGGATGGGTATGGATGCTCTCCAAGTATTTCCTGTCAGCCGTGCTGCTGCTGACCAACGTGCTGGACGTGCTGGTAGAACCGGCCCTGGGACATGTTATCGGCTGTATACAGAGAGTGCATACCTAAATGAAATGCTGCCTAGTCCTGTGCCTGAGATCCAAAGGACAAACCTTGGGAATGTAGTTTTGTTGCTAAAATCTCTCAAAGTTGAGAACTTGCTGGATTTTGATTTCATGGACCCGCCTCCTCaggataatattcttaattctATGTACCAGTTGTGGGTCTTAGGTGCTCTTAACAATGTGGGGGGCTTGACTGATCTTGGCTGGAAAATGGTGGAGTTTCCATTGGACCCCCCACTTGCCAAGATGCTGTTGATGGGGGAACAGCTAGGATGCTTAGACGAGGTATTGACAATTGTTTCAATGCTTTCAGTGCCATCAGTATTCTTCCGTCCTAAGGACAGGGCAGAGGAAAGTGATGCTGCACGTGAAAGATTCTTCGTGCCAGAATCTGACCATTTAACGCTATACAATGTTTACAATCAATGGAAACAACATCAGTATCGGGGAGACTGGTGTAACGACAACTATTTACATGTTAAGGGATTACGAAAGGCCAGAGAAGTGAGATCCCAGCTGCTGGATATTCTCAAGACTCTAAAAATCCCTTTGACATCTTGTTGGCCTGATTCAGACATCGTGAGAAAAGCCATCTGTTCTGCATACTTCCATAATTCAGCAAGATTGAAGGGTGTGGGGGAGTATGTAAATTGCAGGAATGGGATGCCTTGCCATTTACATCCGAGCAGTGCTCTGTATGGTATGGGTTGCAATCCAGAGTATGTGGTTTATCACGAGTTGATTTTGACGACGAAGGAGTATATGCAATGTGCTACGGCAGTGGAACCTCAGTGGCTAGCTGAGCTGGGACCGATGTTTTTTTCTGTTAAGGAGTCGGATACGTCATTGTTGGAGCATAAAAAGAGACAGAAGGAAGAGAAAACAGCCATGGAGGAGGAAATGGAGAGTTTGAGAAAGGTGCAAGCAGAATCTGAGAGACGAAACAAGGATAAGGAGAAGGAAAGGAGGGCAAAGCAGCAGCAACAAGTCTCCATGCCAGGTCTGCGGCAAGGTTCTACCTATTTAAGACCGAAGAAGTTTGGTTTGTAA